In Pseudothermotoga hypogea DSM 11164 = NBRC 106472, the following are encoded in one genomic region:
- the kamD gene encoding lysine 5,6-aminomutase subunit alpha translates to MGRPTIELDSKLVQYARSLAKKITDDVQMIIDEHSTVSTERATLRLLGVDGVVGEDQVPLVNVVLDKLKEWNMLDQGAFKPVVSAAIVLDKDVQQVCEAIADGLDLRTLPQPKRHIYEVFSQELVEKALMRIKRKSEERDALLRELGDPPKPYKYLIVATGNIYEDVVQARAAVFQGADIIAVIRSTAQSLLDYVPYGATTEGYGGTYATQENFRIMRQALDDAARKVGRYIRQVNYASGLCMPEIAVMAALEGLDILLNDAMYGILFRDINMLRTFTDQYISRLVCAYANITINTGEDNYLTTADAIEKAHTVTASQLINEQFAIKAGLKPHLMGLGHAFEINPDIEDSLLYEIAHAMLSRELFPDCPVKYMPPTRYMTGNIFKGYAMNTLFNLVSSMTGQSIQLLGILTEAIHTPYMHDRYLALVNANYVFSAARHLGDEILFKPGGFIEKRANEVLKKAVELLEHISDVGLFSAIEQGIFADIRRSREAGKGLEGVFKKGEAYENPIRDALEQELGVKG, encoded by the coding sequence GTGGGTAGACCGACGATCGAACTGGATTCAAAGCTTGTTCAGTATGCCAGATCTCTTGCGAAGAAGATCACCGACGACGTTCAAATGATCATCGACGAACACTCAACCGTCTCCACCGAGCGTGCAACATTGAGACTTCTGGGTGTGGACGGCGTCGTTGGTGAAGACCAAGTGCCTCTGGTGAACGTCGTGTTGGACAAGCTCAAAGAATGGAACATGCTGGATCAAGGTGCGTTCAAGCCTGTCGTGAGCGCTGCGATCGTCTTGGACAAAGATGTTCAGCAGGTTTGTGAGGCGATAGCGGACGGTTTGGACCTGCGCACATTACCACAGCCGAAGCGGCATATCTACGAGGTGTTCTCACAAGAGCTGGTCGAGAAGGCTCTGATGCGGATAAAGCGAAAGAGTGAAGAGAGAGACGCATTGCTTCGAGAGCTCGGTGATCCTCCAAAGCCTTACAAGTACCTCATTGTGGCAACTGGAAACATCTACGAGGACGTTGTCCAGGCACGCGCAGCCGTCTTTCAGGGCGCAGACATCATCGCCGTGATACGTTCCACGGCGCAGAGTCTGCTCGACTATGTGCCTTACGGGGCGACCACAGAAGGTTACGGAGGAACCTACGCGACACAGGAGAACTTCAGGATCATGAGACAAGCCCTTGACGATGCGGCGAGAAAGGTTGGACGTTACATAAGACAGGTGAACTACGCGTCAGGTCTCTGCATGCCCGAGATCGCTGTCATGGCGGCACTCGAGGGGCTCGACATACTTTTGAACGATGCCATGTACGGAATCCTGTTCAGAGACATCAACATGCTCAGGACCTTCACTGATCAGTACATCTCCAGGCTGGTCTGCGCTTACGCGAACATCACTATAAACACCGGCGAGGACAACTACCTGACGACTGCGGACGCCATAGAGAAGGCCCACACGGTGACCGCTTCACAGCTCATCAACGAACAGTTCGCGATCAAGGCGGGTCTGAAGCCACACTTGATGGGCCTTGGACACGCTTTCGAGATAAATCCCGACATCGAAGACTCGCTCCTGTACGAGATTGCGCATGCCATGCTCTCGCGTGAGCTCTTTCCAGATTGTCCAGTCAAGTACATGCCTCCCACCAGATACATGACGGGCAACATATTCAAAGGGTACGCGATGAACACACTCTTCAATCTTGTCTCTTCGATGACGGGTCAATCGATTCAGCTTCTGGGAATTCTGACAGAAGCGATACACACACCCTACATGCACGACAGATACCTCGCGCTCGTCAACGCCAACTACGTCTTTTCAGCCGCGAGGCACCTGGGTGACGAGATACTCTTCAAACCCGGTGGATTCATCGAGAAGAGGGCGAACGAGGTGCTGAAAAAGGCGGTGGAACTACTCGAGCACATAAGCGATGTGGGATTGTTCAGTGCGATAGAGCAAGGAATCTTCGCCGACATAAGAAGGAGCAGGGAAGCCGGTAAGGGGCTGGAGGGTGTGTTCAAGAAAGGTGAAGCTTACGAGAACCCAATTCGAGACGCGCTTGAACAAGAGCTGGGGGTGAAAGGATGA
- a CDS encoding STAS domain-containing protein, whose translation MIDVNIKFEEQNDRLLCKVNGDFDAYHSAEIKKQIKDRMESSKMSKIVIDMSEVPYIDSAGLGAMVAILKDARHLGKEIVLASLRQNVKRIFEMTRLDKVFKIVEVLEEA comes from the coding sequence ATGATCGATGTGAACATCAAGTTCGAGGAGCAGAACGACAGATTGCTTTGCAAGGTCAACGGAGACTTCGACGCGTATCATTCTGCGGAGATCAAGAAACAGATAAAGGACAGGATGGAGAGCTCCAAGATGTCGAAGATCGTCATTGACATGTCTGAAGTGCCATACATAGACAGCGCTGGCCTGGGTGCAATGGTGGCCATACTGAAGGACGCGAGGCACCTCGGTAAGGAAATAGTCTTGGCGAGCCTGAGGCAGAACGTGAAGAGGATCTTCGAGATGACGCGCTTGGACAAAGTTTTCAAAATCGTCGAAGTTCTGGAGGAGGCTTGA
- the aspS gene encoding aspartate--tRNA ligase translates to MLRTHTCGELRLSDVNKKVVLAGWIDRIRDLGGVKFVMLRDRYGQTQIVLSKDFDLDLKREAVVRVEGVVRERPKDTVNRELPTGEIEVLAERVEVLSSPQRELPFYPGEPNLPSEDVRLKYRYIDLRRKEMTDRIITRHRVAQAVRQYLSSLGFIEVETPFLTKSTPEGARDFLVPSRLKPGTFYALPQSPQLFKQLLMVGGLDRYFQIVRCFRDEDLRADRQPEFTQIDIEMSFVTREDVLETVEGMVRYVFKQVLDIDLAEKFDRLSYQYCLDTYGSDKPDRRIGMEFVNLTEHFKNSDYNVVKNIVENGGVVKGFVVKNFASKMSRKVAEEYETIVKKNGLGGILWFALENEMKGSALKHLKNIYEEISRATRMNQGDVCLMVAGKPTDVNAALGELRKTIGDMHFAHLKVGFDVFWVLDFPMFEYSEEEGRYVAQHHPFTMPNLEDLDRYKDEDLSKIRAQSYDLVINGYEVGSGSIRIHNRDLQREVFRLMQLSEEEIRIKFGFLLEAFQYGAPPHGGIALGLDRLVAIICNVSSIREVIAFPKTASGVCPLTGAPDVVSEQQLRELKIKITGGNEV, encoded by the coding sequence ATGCTGCGGACACACACTTGCGGAGAACTCAGACTCAGCGATGTGAACAAGAAGGTCGTGCTGGCGGGTTGGATCGACAGAATCAGAGACCTCGGTGGCGTGAAGTTCGTCATGCTCAGAGACAGGTACGGTCAGACACAGATCGTGCTGTCGAAGGATTTCGATCTGGACCTGAAGCGCGAAGCGGTGGTTCGTGTGGAGGGTGTGGTCAGAGAAAGACCAAAGGATACCGTCAACAGAGAACTCCCAACGGGTGAGATCGAAGTGCTCGCCGAACGCGTTGAGGTCCTCTCTTCACCACAGAGAGAGCTTCCTTTCTATCCTGGAGAACCGAACCTGCCGAGTGAAGACGTCAGGCTCAAGTACCGTTACATCGATCTGAGAAGGAAAGAGATGACGGACAGGATCATAACGCGTCACAGGGTGGCCCAGGCCGTGAGGCAGTATCTGAGTTCTTTAGGATTCATAGAGGTGGAAACACCTTTTTTGACCAAGAGCACTCCTGAAGGTGCGAGAGACTTCCTGGTACCATCCAGACTCAAACCCGGAACTTTTTACGCACTCCCTCAGTCTCCACAGCTGTTCAAACAACTCCTCATGGTTGGAGGCCTGGACAGATACTTCCAGATCGTTCGTTGTTTCAGGGACGAAGATCTGAGGGCGGACAGACAACCGGAATTCACGCAGATAGACATTGAGATGTCCTTCGTCACGAGAGAAGACGTTCTGGAAACGGTTGAGGGCATGGTCAGATACGTCTTCAAGCAGGTCCTCGATATAGATCTAGCTGAGAAGTTCGACAGACTGAGTTATCAATACTGTTTGGACACTTACGGTTCGGACAAGCCGGACAGAAGGATCGGCATGGAGTTCGTCAACCTGACCGAACATTTCAAAAACAGCGATTACAACGTGGTGAAGAACATCGTAGAGAACGGTGGGGTTGTGAAGGGCTTCGTTGTCAAGAACTTCGCTTCCAAGATGAGTAGGAAAGTCGCAGAAGAGTACGAAACGATCGTAAAGAAGAACGGACTCGGTGGTATACTGTGGTTCGCGCTCGAGAATGAGATGAAAGGCAGCGCACTGAAGCATTTGAAAAACATCTACGAAGAAATCTCCAGGGCGACTCGAATGAATCAAGGCGATGTGTGTTTGATGGTGGCGGGAAAACCGACCGATGTGAATGCTGCCCTTGGTGAACTGAGGAAGACCATAGGTGATATGCATTTTGCCCATCTGAAGGTTGGCTTCGATGTGTTCTGGGTTTTAGACTTTCCCATGTTCGAGTACAGTGAAGAAGAGGGTCGGTATGTCGCGCAGCACCATCCCTTCACGATGCCCAACCTCGAAGATCTTGATCGATACAAAGACGAGGATCTGTCGAAGATAAGAGCACAATCTTACGATTTGGTCATCAACGGCTACGAAGTAGGCTCTGGAAGCATCAGGATACACAACAGAGATTTACAAAGAGAAGTGTTCAGGCTCATGCAGCTCTCTGAAGAGGAAATCAGGATCAAATTCGGCTTTCTCCTGGAGGCCTTTCAGTACGGTGCCCCACCGCACGGTGGTATCGCGCTCGGTCTGGACAGGTTAGTTGCTATAATCTGTAATGTCTCGTCGATAAGAGAAGTGATAGCATTTCCAAAGACTGCGAGCGGTGTGTGCCCACTGACGGGTGCACCGGACGTGGTGAGCGAACAACAATTGAGAGAGCTAAAAATAAAAATAACTGGAGGGAACGAAGTATGA
- the ispH gene encoding 4-hydroxy-3-methylbut-2-enyl diphosphate reductase translates to MKLCVAENIGFCFGVERALKTVEEYLKKERSVYSLGELVHNRNVVERLEEKGLKVLHDNDPIPEDAKDSVLVVRAHGVPPRILKELEKNFKRVIDATCPIVLKLFERAKAAKEAGYTVIVFGDENHDEMRALKGHVEDAIITTRPLALRGRICVLSQTTMSLDDFLSFGAEILKASEPTEFLFLNSVCEVTHRREVEVKKMAFECDLIVVVGGKNSSNTKKLARIASKTTRVLHVQDASELEGFDFKRFRKIGVTAGTSTPLEDVNLVVKKIRLGG, encoded by the coding sequence ATGAAGCTGTGCGTTGCTGAGAACATCGGTTTCTGCTTCGGCGTGGAGAGAGCTTTGAAAACGGTGGAAGAATATCTCAAGAAAGAACGAAGTGTGTACAGTCTTGGTGAGCTCGTTCACAACAGAAATGTCGTCGAGAGATTGGAGGAGAAAGGACTCAAAGTCTTGCACGACAACGATCCGATCCCAGAAGATGCGAAAGATTCCGTGCTGGTCGTGAGGGCCCACGGTGTGCCACCGAGGATCTTGAAGGAACTGGAAAAGAATTTCAAACGAGTGATAGATGCGACCTGTCCGATCGTCCTTAAGTTGTTCGAAAGGGCGAAGGCTGCAAAAGAAGCTGGTTACACAGTGATCGTCTTTGGTGATGAGAACCACGACGAAATGAGGGCTTTGAAGGGACACGTCGAAGACGCGATCATTACTACACGTCCCCTGGCTCTGCGAGGGAGAATCTGTGTTCTGTCACAAACGACGATGTCGTTGGATGATTTCCTGAGCTTCGGTGCTGAAATTTTAAAGGCCTCCGAACCGACGGAGTTTCTTTTTTTGAACAGTGTGTGTGAGGTCACACACAGACGTGAGGTGGAAGTGAAGAAAATGGCTTTCGAGTGCGATCTCATTGTTGTCGTTGGGGGTAAGAACAGCTCCAACACTAAAAAACTCGCAAGAATCGCTTCGAAGACGACAAGAGTGTTGCACGTGCAGGATGCTTCGGAACTTGAAGGGTTCGATTTCAAACGTTTCAGGAAGATAGGTGTGACGGCCGGAACGTCCACGCCTCTGGAGGATGTCAATCTGGTCGTTAAGAAAATTCGCTTGGGAGGATGA
- the kamE gene encoding lysine 5,6-aminomutase subunit beta — protein MSQQKLVKPYGDQLNDGAVQLSFTLPIEFGPLAREAAKKFCEKLGFYEVTIATMEDLHEGYTFFVVYGKTDMAVDISSIKVIAPKIQRLPREKIDELVLQKFRRPIVVVGATIGTDAHTVGLDSILNMKGFHGDYGLERYKAFKVYNLGAQVPPIELVRKVREVGADVVLVSQVVTQRNIHIQHLTELMELLYAENLRDNLLVIVGGPRITHELALELGYDAGFGSGTTPSEVANFIVQELLKRRGL, from the coding sequence ATGAGCCAGCAGAAGCTCGTCAAACCGTACGGTGACCAGTTGAACGATGGAGCGGTACAGCTTTCCTTCACGTTACCCATTGAGTTCGGGCCTCTGGCGAGGGAAGCAGCGAAAAAGTTCTGCGAAAAGCTTGGTTTTTACGAGGTCACGATAGCCACAATGGAAGATCTGCATGAGGGTTACACGTTTTTTGTTGTATATGGAAAAACGGACATGGCGGTGGATATTTCATCGATAAAGGTAATTGCACCCAAAATTCAGAGACTTCCGAGAGAGAAAATCGACGAGCTGGTCCTGCAGAAGTTTAGACGCCCCATCGTGGTCGTGGGTGCGACGATCGGCACTGATGCACACACTGTGGGGCTCGATTCGATTCTAAACATGAAAGGTTTCCACGGCGATTACGGGCTGGAGAGGTACAAGGCCTTCAAGGTGTACAACCTCGGTGCGCAGGTTCCACCCATAGAGCTGGTCAGAAAGGTCAGGGAAGTGGGCGCGGACGTGGTGCTCGTTTCTCAGGTGGTAACCCAGAGAAACATTCACATACAGCACCTCACCGAACTGATGGAACTGCTCTATGCGGAGAATTTGAGGGACAATCTGCTCGTCATAGTCGGTGGTCCAAGGATAACACACGAGCTCGCACTCGAACTGGGGTACGATGCAGGTTTCGGCAGTGGGACCACACCGAGTGAAGTGGCAAACTTCATTGTGCAGGAGCTTTTGAAGAGACGAGGTCTTTGA
- a CDS encoding CBS domain-containing protein has translation MKLIVGHRNPDFDCFASCVAAQKLYPDHVVLMSGAPQQNLSQFLGIYEEKYNYITESDLTDENVESLIVVDTASSDRLGQKVQKIVEKAARIVIYDHHPEIKEQTIRGEKQIENIGATVTLLVEEIMKRNIEIDSIDATLFAIAIYEDTGSLLYTSTTLRDLEAVKFLLQKGANLAEVAEYIRYDLSFEQKQLLEQLLSNVETHQIDGLTVHVASAETEKFIGGLGVVVSKLWSLENVETLVCIVRTGKKSHVIMRTSSNEVDLGGVANELGGGGHRKAASFTVNESDISSIKKIVLETLKRYVNRGVLAKDIMSSPVRVVYSDMTIGEVNKIMERTGHNGLPVIEWNRLVGIVTKKAVDKAMNHGMQNHPVKAIMSSKLIVVDTNTPLSRVRQIMVENDIGRIPVLENGILVGIITRTDVMRSSFADAVKKAPRKAVFEEDQQQFVNVRDLLISRLPKKVSDLLRLLGRFGDELNLPVYIVGGFVRDLLMGNPNLDLDVVVERDGLSFAEHAAKRLEATLVKHEKFLTASLFLKDGTRIDVATARTEYYEAPTELPQVEVSTIKKDLYRRDFTINAMAIKLNQKDFGLLLDFFGAKKDLENKVVRCLHTLSFVEDPTRILRAVRFETRFSFRIEERTSQLMLEAVRQGYLEKVSGQRLRQEFEKILEEPKWLAALKRLSDFEVIKRMFPGVFYTVTMEQKLRSLADFLPWAEEFFGNVQRFYAVMFVFLEYHGDTAIEEIKARYGLSSKFVDELKLLKKMIVPLSKVISNKLNFSDIYKMTKGISPEGFCYIAAYLDPESQEYLKQFLTKLRETKLRYVDGRIIVQKFALKPSRLIGELLEEVYCAKLDGSIDDDQEMQFVEKKLKDLVSSKAPAQ, from the coding sequence TTGAAGCTCATCGTCGGGCACAGGAATCCAGATTTCGATTGTTTCGCTTCGTGCGTAGCGGCGCAAAAACTCTATCCGGACCACGTGGTGTTGATGAGTGGTGCTCCTCAGCAAAACTTATCGCAATTTTTGGGTATCTACGAAGAAAAGTACAACTACATCACGGAAAGCGATCTCACAGACGAAAACGTGGAATCCCTCATCGTGGTGGACACGGCCTCTTCTGACAGGCTCGGCCAGAAGGTTCAAAAGATCGTGGAAAAGGCGGCGAGGATCGTCATTTACGATCACCATCCCGAGATCAAGGAACAAACGATACGCGGAGAAAAGCAGATAGAGAACATCGGTGCAACGGTTACATTGCTCGTCGAGGAAATCATGAAGAGAAACATCGAGATCGATTCCATCGACGCCACGCTCTTCGCCATCGCGATATACGAAGACACTGGCAGTCTTCTTTACACCAGCACGACGCTGAGAGACCTCGAAGCAGTTAAGTTCTTGCTTCAGAAAGGTGCAAACCTCGCAGAAGTTGCAGAGTACATAAGGTACGATCTGAGCTTCGAGCAAAAGCAACTGCTCGAACAGTTGCTTTCAAACGTCGAAACCCACCAGATAGACGGTTTGACGGTGCACGTGGCGAGCGCAGAAACCGAAAAATTCATTGGTGGGCTCGGTGTCGTAGTGAGCAAGCTCTGGAGTCTGGAGAACGTGGAAACTCTTGTCTGCATCGTGAGAACGGGCAAGAAATCCCACGTGATAATGAGAACTTCCTCAAACGAAGTGGATCTGGGGGGCGTGGCGAATGAACTCGGTGGAGGCGGTCACAGGAAGGCTGCGAGCTTCACGGTGAACGAATCTGATATTTCTTCGATCAAGAAGATCGTTCTCGAAACGTTGAAGCGCTATGTCAACAGGGGCGTTCTTGCGAAAGATATCATGTCTTCACCTGTGCGCGTGGTCTATTCGGACATGACCATAGGTGAGGTCAACAAGATCATGGAAAGGACGGGCCACAACGGTCTGCCAGTCATCGAATGGAACAGACTGGTGGGGATCGTGACGAAGAAGGCCGTTGACAAAGCGATGAACCATGGCATGCAGAATCATCCCGTGAAGGCCATAATGTCGAGCAAGCTGATCGTCGTGGACACCAACACACCATTGAGCAGGGTGAGACAGATCATGGTGGAAAACGATATCGGTCGTATACCTGTGCTTGAAAACGGCATACTGGTGGGCATCATAACGAGAACCGATGTGATGAGATCGAGCTTTGCAGATGCTGTGAAGAAAGCCCCAAGGAAGGCCGTTTTCGAAGAGGACCAACAACAGTTCGTGAACGTCAGAGATTTGCTGATTTCGAGACTCCCGAAGAAGGTGTCCGATCTGCTGAGACTACTCGGACGCTTCGGAGACGAACTGAACCTTCCTGTTTACATCGTTGGGGGGTTCGTCAGAGACCTGCTCATGGGAAATCCAAACCTGGATTTGGACGTTGTCGTGGAACGCGACGGACTCTCCTTCGCAGAGCACGCCGCGAAGAGACTCGAAGCCACCCTTGTCAAACATGAAAAATTCCTCACCGCTTCGTTATTCTTGAAAGATGGCACCAGAATCGATGTGGCCACCGCACGAACCGAGTACTACGAGGCGCCAACGGAACTACCACAAGTGGAGGTCAGCACCATAAAGAAGGACCTCTACAGGCGAGACTTCACGATCAACGCGATGGCGATAAAGCTGAACCAGAAAGATTTCGGCCTGTTGCTCGACTTCTTCGGTGCCAAGAAGGACCTCGAGAACAAAGTGGTGAGATGTTTGCACACGCTCAGCTTCGTGGAAGATCCAACGAGAATTCTGAGGGCGGTCAGGTTCGAAACGCGTTTCAGCTTTCGCATAGAAGAGAGAACTTCTCAGCTCATGCTCGAGGCCGTAAGGCAGGGTTATCTCGAGAAGGTGAGCGGGCAGAGGTTGAGACAGGAGTTCGAAAAAATCCTGGAAGAGCCAAAGTGGCTCGCCGCACTCAAGAGACTGTCCGATTTTGAAGTGATCAAACGCATGTTCCCGGGTGTTTTCTACACAGTCACCATGGAGCAGAAACTCAGATCTTTGGCAGACTTTCTACCTTGGGCCGAGGAATTCTTCGGCAACGTTCAAAGATTTTACGCCGTGATGTTCGTCTTTTTGGAGTATCACGGCGATACGGCGATAGAAGAGATCAAGGCGAGGTACGGTCTGTCGAGCAAGTTCGTGGACGAACTGAAATTGCTGAAGAAAATGATCGTACCGCTGTCGAAGGTCATCTCGAACAAGCTGAACTTCTCAGACATCTACAAAATGACCAAGGGTATCTCACCCGAAGGTTTCTGCTACATCGCCGCTTATCTCGATCCGGAATCGCAGGAGTACCTCAAGCAGTTCTTGACCAAACTGAGAGAAACGAAGCTAAGGTATGTGGACGGTAGAATCATCGTGCAGAAATTCGCACTCAAACCATCCAGGCTGATCGGAGAACTGCTTGAAGAAGTTTACTGCGCGAAGCTCGATGGATCGATCGACGACGATCAAGAAATGCAGTTCGTCGAGAAGAAACTCAAAGACCTCGTCTCTTCAAAAGCTCCTGCACAATGA
- a CDS encoding 30S ribosomal protein S1 produces MEKENASMKDFEKYLDLAGFGPGQVVEATVTGVDPAEGLSVDFGGKQEGRIQPSELVREPSSYKVGEKITAQILKINDEEGYAMLSELRPHRRMAERKVREAKDSGTPVKGYFVQQVSGGYIVKLFNVLDAFLPGSESLLRRDAEIPQGEHDFLIIDYTAGRRGRIVVSRKALVERQIQTFFESHKVGDVVEAKVERVRSSGATLKIGPLTATLPREEVSHDPSVSIHDALKEGETIKVKIVKLDPAQRLIEVSLKALEPDPWQTAAEKYRVGTIVRGVVKNIVPFGVFVNLEPGLDGLIHVSEIFWSSKKVDLKKFFKPGQMVEAEVVEVDPEKRRLALSYKRAQGDPWENVMERYKEGDIVEGTIVKVLPTGLIVEIEDGVTGLVPKSELSWNKVSDPGKLFRERQSLKMKILSIDSQNRRMRLSVKQTTPDPWEKAAESLKEGSVARAIVKAKLNSGYVLQLKDFSVEAFMPSSHAPEEMKEGAEIEVLVLRIIPERRKILVSQKKLEEMKDYEEYKKQMGGSQKTLGDFLKK; encoded by the coding sequence ATGGAAAAAGAAAACGCGAGCATGAAGGATTTTGAGAAATATCTGGACCTTGCCGGATTTGGGCCGGGTCAGGTTGTTGAAGCAACCGTAACTGGCGTCGACCCGGCTGAGGGTTTGTCGGTGGACTTCGGTGGAAAGCAGGAAGGCAGGATACAACCTTCGGAGCTTGTGAGGGAACCTTCGAGCTACAAGGTTGGTGAAAAGATCACGGCTCAGATATTGAAGATAAACGACGAAGAAGGTTACGCTATGCTCTCCGAACTGAGACCCCACAGGAGGATGGCTGAACGCAAGGTCAGGGAAGCGAAGGATTCCGGAACGCCCGTCAAAGGTTACTTCGTGCAGCAGGTCTCTGGTGGTTACATCGTCAAGCTCTTCAACGTGTTGGATGCCTTCCTTCCAGGTTCCGAGTCTCTGCTCAGAAGGGACGCGGAAATTCCACAGGGTGAACACGATTTTCTAATCATCGACTACACTGCGGGCAGGCGTGGCAGGATCGTCGTTTCGAGAAAAGCACTGGTTGAAAGGCAAATTCAGACCTTTTTTGAGTCGCACAAAGTCGGCGACGTCGTTGAAGCGAAGGTAGAGCGAGTGAGATCTTCTGGAGCCACACTGAAGATCGGGCCACTGACGGCTACGCTCCCGAGGGAAGAAGTTTCCCACGATCCTTCTGTTTCCATACACGACGCGCTGAAAGAGGGAGAAACCATCAAAGTGAAGATCGTAAAGCTCGATCCTGCACAGCGTCTGATCGAAGTCAGCCTGAAGGCGCTCGAACCCGATCCATGGCAAACCGCGGCCGAGAAGTACAGAGTTGGCACGATCGTGCGGGGAGTGGTGAAGAACATTGTCCCATTTGGCGTCTTTGTGAATCTTGAGCCAGGGCTGGATGGACTCATACACGTTTCGGAGATCTTCTGGAGCAGCAAGAAAGTCGATTTGAAAAAGTTCTTCAAGCCCGGTCAGATGGTCGAAGCCGAAGTGGTGGAGGTCGATCCAGAGAAACGCAGACTCGCGTTGAGTTACAAGAGGGCGCAGGGAGATCCCTGGGAGAACGTGATGGAACGCTACAAGGAGGGTGACATCGTCGAAGGCACCATCGTGAAGGTCCTTCCCACCGGTTTGATAGTCGAGATCGAAGACGGTGTAACGGGGCTCGTGCCAAAGTCGGAGCTCTCGTGGAACAAGGTGAGTGATCCGGGCAAGCTGTTCAGAGAAAGACAGAGTCTGAAGATGAAGATACTCTCCATAGATTCGCAGAACAGAAGGATGAGACTCAGCGTGAAGCAGACGACTCCAGATCCATGGGAAAAGGCCGCCGAGAGTCTGAAGGAGGGCAGCGTCGCACGGGCGATCGTGAAGGCAAAGCTCAATTCAGGTTACGTGCTCCAGTTGAAAGATTTCTCCGTGGAAGCGTTCATGCCATCCAGCCACGCACCCGAGGAGATGAAGGAAGGAGCAGAGATCGAAGTCCTCGTACTGAGGATAATACCCGAACGCAGAAAGATCCTCGTCAGTCAGAAAAAACTGGAAGAGATGAAAGACTACGAGGAATACAAGAAACAGATGGGAGGTTCTCAGAAAACGCTCGGCGATTTTCTGAAGAAGTGA
- a CDS encoding DUF6512 family protein, with the protein MLIYMVLFSVLHFGHELTGWDFLKIFCGTDESVFEHIKMGFWAYLFTSAIEFFVFKKKQNFWSSRLFSTSLVPWFIVVVWYMVPAIFGKIEAVWIELIWAFAIVIISGLFATVVERQVETLKISKGFKTVMVVLVAVSIIFFVRFSFAKPWIDVFVDPYTL; encoded by the coding sequence ATTCTCATCTACATGGTTCTCTTCTCTGTTCTCCACTTTGGTCACGAACTCACAGGTTGGGATTTTCTCAAAATCTTCTGTGGTACGGACGAATCCGTCTTCGAGCACATCAAGATGGGATTCTGGGCTTACCTCTTTACGAGCGCCATCGAGTTCTTTGTGTTCAAGAAGAAACAGAATTTTTGGTCATCGAGGTTGTTCTCAACTTCACTCGTACCATGGTTCATAGTAGTGGTGTGGTATATGGTGCCGGCGATTTTCGGAAAAATCGAGGCCGTTTGGATTGAACTCATCTGGGCCTTTGCAATCGTCATCATCTCTGGTCTCTTCGCTACGGTGGTAGAGAGACAGGTCGAGACTTTGAAGATTTCAAAAGGTTTCAAGACAGTGATGGTTGTTCTCGTTGCCGTTTCGATCATCTTTTTCGTGCGCTTTTCCTTCGCAAAACCGTGGATCGACGTTTTCGTTGACCCGTACACGTTGTAA
- the cmk gene encoding (d)CMP kinase — protein sequence MSNFLVAIDGPAGSGKSTIAKLLSERLGFNHLDTGAMYRAIGVYLDSKGFTPDNVPDEELEKIDMQYVNGELYLNGEKVREEVIRSAKAGQLASSFAVVPKVREKLTQLQRRICEGGNFVVEGRDIGTVVLPHAQVKIFLTASFDERVKRRAEELKSKGIELPLEEVARQIEERDKRDSSRDLAPLKPAQDAIVIDTTAKSVEQVLEEVIEIINRRKTDEAVRC from the coding sequence TTGAGCAACTTTCTCGTCGCCATAGATGGCCCCGCTGGCTCTGGAAAATCAACCATAGCAAAACTGCTCTCTGAGAGACTCGGTTTCAACCACCTCGACACGGGTGCCATGTACCGTGCAATCGGAGTTTACTTGGATTCGAAGGGGTTCACACCCGACAACGTTCCTGATGAAGAACTGGAAAAGATAGATATGCAATATGTAAACGGCGAACTGTATCTGAACGGTGAGAAGGTGCGTGAGGAAGTGATAAGATCAGCGAAAGCCGGCCAGCTCGCCTCAAGCTTCGCGGTCGTGCCGAAGGTCAGGGAAAAGTTGACCCAGCTACAGAGGAGAATCTGTGAAGGTGGAAACTTCGTCGTCGAAGGCAGAGACATCGGTACCGTCGTTCTGCCCCACGCTCAGGTTAAGATATTCCTCACCGCATCCTTCGATGAAAGGGTGAAGAGGAGAGCCGAGGAGCTCAAAAGCAAAGGTATCGAGCTCCCCTTGGAAGAGGTGGCGAGACAGATAGAGGAACGCGACAAGCGAGATTCCTCCAGAGACCTCGCTCCATTGAAACCCGCCCAAGACGCCATAGTCATAGATACAACAGCCAAGAGCGTCGAGCAAGTGCTTGAAGAGGTCATCGAGATCATCAACAGGAGGAAAACGGATGAAGCTGTGCGTTGCTGA